A genome region from Magnolia sinica isolate HGM2019 chromosome 8, MsV1, whole genome shotgun sequence includes the following:
- the LOC131253829 gene encoding uncharacterized protein LOC131253829: protein MFLLFVPSIRHTQTSCRTSFHVWKKRMKGSRCRRFWMLPGTCLTSSKIHFKNIRFKSSTNRGPGSATLYGSKQYNLNAVRLTESAMLLSPLQGNFPGRNLGSLQEKKRAYITHSGHVIVASEVGVVDICQKMWLGKEDMIGP, encoded by the exons ATGTTCTTGCTGTTTGTGCCATCAATCCG GCATACACAAACAAGCTGTAGAACAAGTTTTCACGTTTGGAAGAAGAGAATGAAAGGCTCAAGATGTAGAAG gTTTTGGATGCTTCCTGGTACATGCCTGACGAGCAGCAAAATCCACTTCAAGAATATCAG GTTCAAGTCTTCAACAAATAGAGGGCCTGGTTCTGCAACACTCTACGGCTCCAAGCAGTATAATCTCAATGCTGTGCGACTTACCGAATCAGCTATGCTTCTCAGCCCATTGCAGGGAAACTTCCCAGGGAGGAATTTGGGCTCAttgcaagaaaagaaaagggccTACATCACACATAGTGGACACGTGATCGTGGCCAGTGAGGTTGGTGTTGTAGACATCTGCCAGAAGAtgtggctaggaaaggaagacatgaTCGGTCCATAA